The nucleotide window ATACGATTCTACAAACTGGCGACCACACTGTTTACAAACATAGTTTTGTTTGCCGTGGTGACGACCGTTTTTACTGATTTGAGTTGATTCACATTTAGGACATTTCATACTCCTATTATGCAACACCTAAAAATAAGATGCATTTATAAATAAAAGCTTAATTCAATCAGCACTCTATCTGCGTAGGCTCAAGTTCAAAATGTCAGTAATATGGGTTCTACATCAACATCGTGGTGTCAATTGACACATTTATCGCCTTAACGATCTAGTGTTGGACTCCGGTTTCCTGCAGGTGATGCCGTCGTGTTACACCACTGCGCGGGTCTTGTGATAGGCGATCAGCAGGAAACACATACTGCCAAATCCAAGCCGCGATCAGCGTGAGGGTACTTGCGCTCCAAGGCAAACGGAAGATAGACTGAGCCATAGCCGCGATCGAGGTCTTGCTGGTGTAACTGCCGCACAGTCTGAAGATGCGCTTGCAGCGGTTCTATCACACGGTTCGGCAACATCGTCACCCGACTCTCTTGGTCCTTCGTATCCCGAATTACTAATTGCTGTTGAGCGAAATCAATGTCTTTAACTCGCAACTGCAACCCCTCACTTAATCGTAGCCCCCTCCCATAGAGCAGTTGACCCACTAGCTTGTACACCCCATACAGATAAAAAATGACTTGCTGTACTTCATCGGGGGTCAAAACTGTAGGCAAATAGCGCGATTTCTTTGCCCGCACTGCGTTAATGCCAACTAATTCTTGTTGCAGGACGACACGATAAAGGAAAACGATGGCATTGAGCGCTTGGTTCTGGGTAGTTGCAGCAACATGTTCAGTCACAGCTAGGTGAGTTAGAAATTGCGTGACTTCTGGTGTACTCATCTCGTTGGGATGGCGTTTGTCGTGAAACAGAATGAAGCGGCGAATCCAGTAAACGTAAGTCTTCTCAGTGCTATAAGAGTAATGCTTAACCCGCACTGCATCCCGCACCTGGTCGAGCAGTTTTCGAGGACGAGGTTCTAATATCAGATGGTTATTATCTTTTGTATAAAATATATCTTTATGTTGTAGTCATTTTACTGATGCTGCTTGAGCGAATATACAAAACTGTAATGCAGACCCACCTTAATTAAGGCAGATACACAGCAGCCCTGCTGTAGATCCAACCATCTGGGGTAAATCTACAGCAAAGAGTTTGTTTATTCACTATCGAAAGGGTGGATCTACAGCTAAACTCTGTACAATAAATTGTTATGCCGATAGTCCTTTGGTGGGGGCGCAGCCGTAATCTTATCTATCGGTGTTCAAGAGATGTCAGTGAAGACTTGGTAGCCAAAAGTGCAGAGTGTTCTACCCTTTTTGGTGAAGCTATAATTTCCTCAAGGGCAGAGAA belongs to Gloeocapsopsis sp. IPPAS B-1203 and includes:
- a CDS encoding phage integrase N-terminal SAM-like domain-containing protein — its product is MRDAVRVKHYSYSTEKTYVYWIRRFILFHDKRHPNEMSTPEVTQFLTHLAVTEHVAATTQNQALNAIVFLYRVVLQQELVGINAVRAKKSRYLPTVLTPDEVQQVIFYLYGVYKLVGQLLYGRGLRLSEGLQLRVKDIDFAQQQLVIRDTKDQESRVTMLPNRVIEPLQAHLQTVRQLHQQDLDRGYGSVYLPFALERKYPHADRGLDLAVCVSC